In one Aquabacterium sp. OR-4 genomic region, the following are encoded:
- a CDS encoding efflux RND transporter periplasmic adaptor subunit — MPLHNPRPLFMFPSVALTALAAATVLTLAGCGGGDAGAKAGAGAGGMPPPPQVGVFTVQPGAVALPTELPGRLEAWRVAQVRARVAGIVQKRQFTEGGTVKANEPLFTLDADAFRAALASAEASQARAEAALAQANAQLERNRPLAEGKAISAQEWLATQTTAKAAVADVAAAKAAVQAARVNLDYTAIKSPIAGRIGRAQVSEGALVGPTDATALAVVQQTHPLYVNFTQSAAEALRLRRAFDGGQLKRAAAGAAAEVRVVLDDGSEYPLPGKLLFADPTVDAATGQVSLRAELPNPNGVLLPGLFVKVRVTQAVSEQAIRLPQQAVTRETSGDTVLVVGEGNKPMKRPIQIAGAMGADWVVTGGLKAGERVIVDGFQKMFVPGAPVTPVPWAPAAAKPAAGPGGASGAGGAATAAPAAASATAAASR; from the coding sequence ATGCCGCTGCACAACCCTCGTCCCCTGTTCATGTTTCCTTCGGTGGCCCTGACCGCCCTGGCCGCCGCCACGGTGTTGACGCTGGCCGGCTGCGGCGGCGGTGACGCCGGCGCCAAGGCCGGCGCCGGGGCCGGCGGCATGCCGCCGCCGCCGCAGGTGGGCGTGTTCACCGTGCAGCCCGGCGCCGTGGCCCTGCCCACCGAGCTGCCCGGCCGGCTGGAGGCCTGGCGCGTGGCCCAGGTGCGCGCCCGCGTGGCCGGCATCGTGCAGAAGCGCCAGTTCACCGAAGGCGGCACCGTGAAGGCCAACGAGCCGCTGTTCACGCTGGATGCCGATGCCTTCCGCGCCGCGCTGGCCAGTGCCGAGGCCAGCCAGGCCCGCGCCGAGGCCGCGCTGGCCCAGGCCAACGCCCAGCTCGAGCGCAACCGGCCGCTGGCCGAGGGCAAGGCCATCAGCGCGCAGGAGTGGCTGGCCACGCAGACCACCGCCAAGGCCGCCGTGGCCGATGTGGCGGCGGCCAAGGCCGCGGTGCAGGCGGCGCGCGTGAACCTCGACTACACGGCGATCAAGTCGCCGATCGCCGGCCGCATCGGCCGTGCCCAGGTGAGCGAGGGCGCGCTGGTGGGCCCCACCGACGCCACCGCGCTGGCCGTGGTGCAGCAGACCCATCCGCTGTACGTGAACTTCACCCAGTCGGCCGCCGAGGCGCTGCGCCTGCGCCGCGCCTTCGACGGCGGGCAGCTCAAGCGCGCCGCCGCCGGCGCTGCCGCCGAGGTGCGCGTGGTGCTCGACGATGGCAGCGAGTACCCGCTGCCCGGCAAGCTGCTGTTTGCCGACCCGACGGTGGATGCCGCCACCGGCCAGGTGAGCCTGCGCGCCGAATTGCCCAACCCCAACGGCGTGCTGCTGCCGGGCCTGTTCGTCAAGGTGCGGGTCACGCAGGCGGTGAGCGAGCAGGCCATCCGCCTGCCGCAGCAGGCCGTCACGCGCGAAACCTCGGGCGACACCGTGCTGGTGGTGGGCGAGGGCAACAAGCCGATGAAGCGCCCGATCCAGATCGCCGGCGCCATGGGCGCCGACTGGGTGGTGACCGGCGGCCTGAAGGCCGGCGAGCGGGTCATCGTCGACGGCTTCCAGAAGATGTTCGTGCCCGGCGCGCCGGTGACGCCGGTGCCCTGGGCGCCGGCTGCGGCCAAGCCTGCCGCGGGCCCCGGGGGGGCTTCCGGGGCGGGTGGCGCCGCCACGGCCGCCCCGGCCGCCGCCTCGGCCACGGCCGCGGCCAGCCGCTGA
- a CDS encoding efflux RND transporter permease subunit, with the protein MFSKYFIDRPVFAWVIALFIAVLGAAAITQLPVSQYPSVAPPALQVAVVYPGASAKVLEDSVLSVLEQELNGAPGMIYMESTAQANGVGSIAVTFATGTDIDLAQVEIQNRVSRATSRLPASVVQQGVRIDKARFNFLMFVSLTSTNPNDDPVSIGDYAARNIQPELQRIAGVGQAQLFGTERAMRIWVEPTKLVSFGLTPVDVVNAIRAQNLQVPGGTLGDQPAVPGQPMSATIVVNGQLADARAFGAIVLRANADGSTVRLSDVARVELGGQSYGSYSRLNGQPSAGVGVQLSPTGNALATAEAVRQRMKELKPFFPQGMDYAIPYDTSKFVRISITQVIQTLAEAMVLVFIVMLVFLQNIRYTLIPTIVVPVALLGTFGMLLMFGFSINVLTLFGMVLAIGILVDDAIVVVENVERLMAEEGLSPREATRKAMGQITGAVIGITVVLVSVFLPMAFFGGAVGAIYRQFSLSMAASIMFSAFLALTLTPALCATFLKPVSAHHERRGFFGLFNRAFARTAKGYEGLVGRIIAKAGRWLIVFVVIVGAVGWMYQRLPSSFLPNEDQGYLIVNVQLPPGATVERTQAVMEQVEGYFMKQPEVDQVVAVIGFSFSGQGQNAGLVFVPLKSWDERKGAEHTAQALAGRSFGPMMGIRDAFVFPLSPPPIPELGTATGFNFRLQDRAGHGHEALLAARNQLLGMASQSPLITGMRPDGLEDAPQLQVDIDRERAYAQGVSFDAINSLLATALGSAYVNDFPAKGRLQRVIVQAEPKARMVPEDVLKLQVMNSRGQLVPVSSFATTRWITGPMQTVRYNGYPAMKLAGDAAAGRSTGEAMNELERLAGQLPAGFGFEWTGQSYEEKLSGSQATILLAFSMLAVFLCLAALYESWSIPVAVLLVVPLGVLGALLGVWLRDMPNDVYFKVGLITVIGLSAKNAILIVEFAKDLQEEGKSLLQATLEACHLRFRPIVMTSLAFILGVLPLALASGAGANSQRAIGTGVMGGMIAATVLAVFLVPVFYVVVRKLLPARHPAPHGTPISAPLPTSPVPHHALPAAAGDATGSNTAGQA; encoded by the coding sequence ATGTTCTCGAAATACTTCATCGATCGCCCGGTCTTCGCCTGGGTGATCGCGCTCTTCATCGCGGTGCTGGGCGCCGCGGCCATCACCCAGCTGCCGGTGTCGCAGTACCCCTCGGTGGCGCCGCCGGCGCTGCAGGTGGCGGTGGTCTACCCCGGCGCCTCGGCCAAGGTGCTCGAAGACAGCGTGCTGTCGGTGCTGGAGCAGGAGCTCAACGGCGCGCCGGGCATGATCTACATGGAGTCGACCGCCCAGGCCAACGGCGTGGGCTCGATCGCCGTGACCTTTGCCACCGGCACCGACATCGACCTGGCCCAGGTCGAGATCCAGAACCGCGTCAGCCGTGCCACCTCGCGGCTGCCGGCCTCGGTGGTGCAGCAGGGTGTGCGCATCGACAAGGCGCGCTTCAACTTCCTGATGTTCGTGTCGCTCACCTCGACCAACCCGAACGACGACCCGGTGAGCATCGGCGACTACGCCGCGCGCAACATCCAGCCCGAGCTGCAGCGCATTGCCGGCGTTGGCCAGGCGCAGCTGTTCGGCACCGAGCGCGCCATGCGCATCTGGGTCGAGCCCACCAAGCTGGTGTCCTTCGGGCTCACGCCGGTGGACGTGGTCAACGCCATCCGCGCGCAGAACCTGCAGGTGCCCGGCGGTACCCTGGGTGACCAGCCCGCGGTGCCCGGCCAGCCGATGAGCGCCACCATCGTGGTCAACGGCCAGCTGGCCGATGCGCGTGCCTTCGGGGCCATCGTGCTGCGTGCCAATGCCGACGGCAGCACGGTGCGCCTGTCGGACGTGGCCCGCGTTGAACTGGGCGGCCAGAGCTACGGCAGCTACTCGCGCCTGAACGGCCAGCCCTCGGCCGGCGTGGGCGTGCAGCTCTCGCCCACCGGCAACGCCCTGGCCACGGCCGAGGCGGTGCGCCAGCGCATGAAGGAGCTGAAGCCCTTCTTCCCGCAGGGCATGGACTACGCCATTCCGTACGACACCTCGAAGTTCGTGCGCATCTCGATCACCCAGGTGATCCAGACCCTGGCCGAGGCCATGGTGCTGGTGTTCATCGTGATGCTGGTGTTCCTGCAGAACATCCGCTACACGCTGATTCCCACCATCGTGGTGCCGGTGGCGCTGCTGGGCACCTTCGGCATGCTGCTGATGTTCGGCTTCTCGATCAACGTGCTCACGTTGTTTGGCATGGTGCTGGCCATCGGCATCCTGGTCGACGACGCGATCGTGGTGGTCGAGAACGTCGAGCGCCTGATGGCCGAAGAAGGCCTGAGCCCGCGCGAGGCCACGCGCAAGGCCATGGGCCAGATCACCGGCGCGGTGATCGGCATCACCGTGGTGCTGGTGTCGGTGTTCCTGCCGATGGCCTTCTTCGGCGGTGCGGTGGGTGCCATCTACCGCCAGTTCTCGCTGTCGATGGCGGCGTCGATCATGTTCTCGGCCTTCCTGGCCCTCACGCTCACGCCGGCGCTGTGCGCCACCTTCCTCAAGCCGGTGAGCGCGCACCACGAGCGGCGCGGCTTCTTCGGCCTGTTCAACCGCGCGTTCGCGCGCACCGCCAAGGGCTACGAGGGCCTGGTGGGCCGCATCATCGCCAAGGCCGGGCGCTGGCTGATCGTGTTCGTTGTCATCGTCGGCGCGGTGGGCTGGATGTACCAGCGCCTGCCGTCGAGCTTTCTGCCCAACGAGGACCAGGGCTACCTGATCGTCAACGTGCAATTGCCGCCCGGCGCCACGGTGGAGCGCACCCAGGCCGTGATGGAGCAGGTGGAGGGCTACTTCATGAAGCAGCCCGAGGTGGACCAGGTGGTGGCCGTGATCGGCTTCAGCTTCTCGGGCCAGGGCCAGAACGCCGGCCTGGTGTTCGTGCCGCTCAAGAGCTGGGACGAGCGCAAGGGCGCCGAGCACACCGCGCAGGCCCTGGCCGGGCGCTCGTTCGGGCCGATGATGGGCATCCGCGATGCATTCGTGTTTCCGCTGAGCCCGCCACCGATCCCCGAGCTGGGCACCGCCACCGGCTTCAACTTCCGCCTGCAAGACCGCGCCGGCCATGGCCACGAGGCCTTGCTGGCGGCGCGCAACCAGCTGCTGGGCATGGCCAGCCAGAGCCCGCTGATCACCGGCATGCGCCCCGACGGCCTGGAAGACGCGCCGCAGCTGCAGGTGGACATCGACCGCGAGCGTGCCTATGCCCAAGGTGTGAGCTTCGACGCCATCAACAGCCTGCTGGCCACCGCCCTGGGCTCGGCCTATGTCAACGACTTTCCGGCCAAGGGCCGCCTGCAGCGCGTGATCGTGCAGGCCGAACCCAAGGCGCGCATGGTGCCGGAAGACGTGCTCAAGCTGCAGGTGATGAACAGCCGCGGCCAGCTGGTGCCGGTGTCGAGCTTTGCCACCACGCGCTGGATCACCGGCCCGATGCAGACCGTGCGCTACAACGGCTATCCGGCCATGAAGCTGGCCGGCGACGCCGCGGCTGGCCGCTCCACCGGCGAGGCCATGAACGAGCTCGAGCGCCTGGCCGGCCAGCTGCCGGCGGGCTTCGGCTTCGAGTGGACCGGCCAGTCGTACGAGGAGAAGCTGTCGGGCTCGCAGGCCACCATCCTGCTGGCGTTCTCGATGCTGGCGGTGTTCTTGTGCCTGGCCGCGCTGTACGAGAGCTGGAGCATCCCTGTCGCCGTGCTGCTGGTGGTGCCGCTGGGGGTGCTGGGCGCGCTGCTGGGCGTGTGGCTGCGCGACATGCCCAACGACGTGTACTTCAAGGTCGGCCTGATCACCGTGATCGGCCTGAGCGCGAAAAACGCCATCCTGATCGTCGAGTTCGCGAAGGACCTGCAGGAGGAAGGCAAGAGCCTGCTGCAGGCCACGCTGGAGGCCTGCCACCTGCGCTTTCGCCCGATCGTCATGACCTCGCTGGCCTTCATCCTGGGCGTGCTGCCGCTGGCCCTGGCCAGTGGTGCCGGTGCCAACAGCCAGCGTGCCATCGGCACCGGCGTGATGGGCGGCATGATCGCTGCCACGGTGCTGGCGGTGTTTCTGGTGCCGGTGTTCTACGTGGTGGTGCGCAAGCTGCTGCCGGCGCGCCACCCGGCGCCGCACGGCACGCCGATCTCGGCGCCGCTGCCGACCTCACCGGTGCCGCACCATGCGCTGCCGGCCGCCGCCGGCGATGCCACGGGTTCCAACACGGCGGGCCAGGCATGA